A stretch of the Plasmodium berghei ANKA genome assembly, chromosome: 10 genome encodes the following:
- a CDS encoding U2 snRNP-associated SURP motif-containing protein, putative produces the protein MYIQLNRNKNKKNDTEYEKINEEEAASIYAQFVRSFEGDAVEKGNQFVKSKKVLNPSKFDYFPEDDADDNKKGKNKFTKDNNFNEENMKKYEKSETKKSGLGKVKEIDSFLEEIKLKQKILDERKILKEQAQLAKSEEEKIKINKKIIEIEKNEGIFSHTQRNETLANLYLGNLSAEVTEEYLCQRFGKFGKVSSVKIMYPRKEEDKKKGRISGFVCFENKEDAENAKDALDGVEMFGKPVIIGWSKAIPKFLSLNKNEYKNSHFDKNKSSFNTSNKRIQIILPEDKKVKRIIDLLAKYVTEEGYAFEEIIKKNEKDNPMFNFIFNTSDLHYYYKWRVFSFAQGDSYRNWRVDSFQMYENSYVYIPPIPKNKKDTVPRINKKMKNKKCDMDEKKKNKLISIINNLSKKRVSICRAMIFCTRHSDFSFDVVKIISSYLTDLKYDLLKKINLVYLISDILYNCSNQFFSSWAYRKHMEEALPRIFYYFRKHIKKCDSKIKAKLFSDSIMCIFNMWDAWAIYTIVFMNGLKCLLSSKKLNYIKNKMYDSENEHDILNGTKIEFFDDLKIYPLNLRRNAYIYFQKDENQINRLCEQRGLYFDENFKKKKKIKYLLIYDDFHGFNTNNVGSGQNFLNEVAQSDGNKNISSKISETSDTTLHDNTK, from the exons ATGTATATTCAATTGAAtaggaataaaaataagaaaaacgATActgaatatgaaaaaataaat GAAGAAGAAGCTGCAAGCATTTATGCTCAATTCGTTCGGTCGTTTGAGGGAGATGCCGTAGAAAAAGGAAATCAATTTGTCAAAA GTAAGAAAGTGTTGAACCCGTCTAAGTTTGATTATTTCCCAGAAGATGATGctgatgataataaaaagggaaaaaacaaattcaCAAAG gataataattttaatgaagaaaacatgaaaaaatacgaaaaatccgaaacaaaaaaaagtggTTTAGGAAAAGTAAAGGAGATTGATAGTTTCTTAGAAG AAATTAAGTTAAAGCAGAAAATATTGGATGaaaggaaaatattaaaagagCAAGCTCAATTAGCTAAATctgaagaagaaaaaattaaaattaataaaaagataatagaaatcgaaaaaaatgaaggaATTTTTTCTCATACACAAAGGAATGAAACACTTGCTAATTTATATCTAGGAAACCTATCTGCAGAG GTAACTGAAGAATATTTATGTCAAAGGTTTGGGAAATTTGGGAAAGTGAGCagtgtaaaaataatgtatcCTCGTAAAGAggaagataaaaaaaaaggacGAATTTCAGGGTTTGTTTGctttgaaaataaagagGACGCAGAGAATGCTAAGGATGCATTAGACGGAGTAGAAATGTTTGGAAAACCTGTGATAATTGGATGGAGTAAGGCTATTCCGAAATTTTTAAGcttgaataaaaatgaatataaaaatagtcattttgataaaaataaaagctCTTTTAATACCTCAAACAAAAgaattcaaataattttaccCGAAGATAAAAAAGTTAAACGAATAATTGATTTGTTAGCGAAATATGTAACCGAAGAAGGATATGCTTttgaagaaataataaaaaaaaatgaaaaagacaATCCAatgtttaattttatttttaacacATCAGATttgcattattattataagtGGAGAGTTTTTTCATTTGCACAAGGAGATAGTTATAGAAATTGGAGAGTAGATTCATTTCAAATGTATGAAAATAGTTATGTTTATATCCCGCCTattccaaaaaataaaaaagacaCTGTTCCAaggataaataaaaaaat gaaaaataaaaagtgtGATATGGAtgagaaaaagaaaaacaagcttattagtattattaacaatttAAGCAAAAAGAG agtAAGCATATGTCGTGCTATGATATTTTGCACACGACATAGTGATTTCAGCTTCGAtgttgtaaaaataatatctaGTTATTTGACtgatttaaaatatgatttaCTAAAAAAG ATAAATTTGGTATACTTAATCTCAGACATTCTGTACAATTGTAGTAACCAGTTTTTTTCGTCGTGGGCATACCGAAAACATATGGAAGAAGCGCTACCtcgaatattttattattttagaaaacacataaaaaaatgtgataGTAAGATAAAggcaaaattattttctgaCTCAATaatgtgtatatttaatatgtgGGATGCATGGGCAATTTATACTATAGTTTTTATGAATGGATTAAAGTGTTTATTGTcaagtaaaaaattaaattatataaaaaataaaatgtatgaTTCAGAAAATGAACACGATATATTAAATGGGACCAAAATAGAGTTTTTTGATGACCTTAAAATTTATCCATTAAATTTAAGAagaaatgcatatatatattttcaaaaagaCGAAAACCAAATAAATCGGTTATGTGAGCAACGAGGGTTGTATTTTGATGAAAACtttaagaaaaagaaaaaaattaaatatttattaatatatgatgaTTTTCATGGTTTCAATACCAATAATGTAGGAAGTGgacaaaattttttaaacgAAGTTGCTCAAAGTGAcggtaataaaaatatttcatccAAAATCTCCGAAACAAGTGATACTACTTTACATGATAACACAAAATGA